A genomic window from Xenorhabdus cabanillasii includes:
- a CDS encoding acyl carrier protein — protein sequence MNVSEHKKLVSEYLCKLSGKQDLGDTVNIFETGLVNSLAAIQLISFLEKNFKIKVELDDLDNANFSSIQAVCDFLDRKVAANV from the coding sequence ATGAACGTATCTGAACATAAAAAGTTAGTCTCTGAATATTTGTGCAAACTTTCGGGTAAGCAGGATTTAGGCGATACAGTCAATATCTTTGAAACCGGTTTGGTTAATTCGTTGGCTGCCATTCAATTAATTTCCTTCCTGGAAAAAAACTTCAAAATTAAGGTTGAGCTTGATGACCTTGATAATGCTAATTTTTCTAGTATCCAAGCAGTCTGTGATTTTTTGGATAGGAAGGTGGCAGCAAATGTTTAA
- a CDS encoding fimbrial biogenesis chaperone, protein MPAWAGVTVGGTRVIYKGNKKETSISVKNSDESRPYLIQSFISTDSKGEKAPFIVTPPLFRLDAGKESILRIIRTGGNLPENRESVFYLNVKSIPAVQENEQNTLLITVKTRIKLFYRPEGIEGDSEEAYKMLTFRRIDNQLEVRNPSNYYVTLGQIKVAGKTLTGTDMIAPQGVAYFALPSESPGLVSWNSINSYGGVSKEIIKNLP, encoded by the coding sequence TTGCCAGCCTGGGCGGGTGTAACCGTTGGTGGAACCCGCGTTATTTATAAAGGGAATAAAAAAGAAACTTCAATTTCAGTGAAAAACTCTGACGAAAGCCGGCCTTATTTAATTCAGTCTTTTATCAGTACTGATTCAAAGGGAGAAAAAGCTCCTTTTATTGTGACACCGCCGCTGTTTCGTCTGGATGCTGGCAAAGAAAGTATTCTTCGTATTATCCGTACCGGCGGAAATTTACCTGAGAACAGGGAATCGGTTTTTTACCTTAATGTGAAATCTATCCCTGCCGTACAAGAAAACGAACAGAATACGTTATTGATTACGGTGAAAACCCGAATCAAATTGTTTTATCGGCCTGAAGGTATTGAGGGCGATTCTGAAGAAGCTTATAAAATGCTGACATTTCGTCGCATTGATAACCAACTTGAGGTAAGAAACCCCAGTAATTATTACGTAACCCTCGGACAGATTAAAGTGGCCGGGAAAACCCTGACGGGTACTGACATGATCGCTCCACAAGGGGTAGCATATTTCGCCCTGCCATCTGAATCACCAGGCTTAGTTAGCTGGAATAGCATTAACAGTTATGGTGGCGTGAGCAAAGAGATAATTAAAAATCTGCCTTAA
- a CDS encoding fimbria/pilus outer membrane usher protein, whose product MPTCFLSVFILCFSVLLSLPVMAQDYFRLSALELNDTQPVIDLSVFSSPGGQLPGQYLVNIFLNGKEKETKQVNFIKLENGKLSPQLTVDNLKQFGVKMSAFPALMKISPEQIIDDISEYIPQASASFDFYEQHLDISIPQAALDNQARDTVASHLWQQGESAFLMNYNFSGSESYNKNTKNQSYFLNLQSGINIGPWRVRNQSVYDYDSGKNKGENRFSSINSYIQRDIHGLKSQIILGETFTDGDIFESVPFIGASMTSDSLMLPGSQRGFAPIIRGIAQTNARVTVRQNNYVIYESYVPPGPFIITDLYSTSGSGDLDVTITEKDGRQRKLVQPCSSVPVMQREGQLKYQITLGRYRYSDANVYKPYFSEATFIYGFSNRLSLLSGMQIAENYRAFNAGLGVGLGNFGAISLDMTLADARLPKNEHKRGQSYRIQYTKSIEATGTSLTLAGYRYSTPEYYSFAEANEYSVRKETSRAQNKRSQLQLTLNQGMGDFGSLYVSAYQQDYWGKQGTSQSLSAGYNINLAGISYGLNLSYSANHESIKNKDIQASFNVSIPLDKWLPDGWATYSINRNGRGQGSQQLAISGSALDDHALSYHIHGEHGNNMEGTSGGASLEYSYSSGRVNLGYSYGDNSRSLNYGLSGGLVAHQDGITFSQSLGETVALVKAAGAAETKVLNHSGIKTDSRGYAVIPSVEPYAYNRVALDTEMLADGVDLDNSVQHIVPTRGAVVAADFRVRQGHRILVTLCYNGKPVPFGASAALINSDSSGIVGDDGELYLNAVPEQAEIKVQWGKNKGQQCHAKIDLSVLPEKTGVLQLAADCRS is encoded by the coding sequence ATGCCAACATGTTTTCTTTCGGTCTTTATTTTATGTTTTTCTGTGTTGTTATCATTACCCGTCATGGCACAGGATTATTTTCGATTATCAGCACTGGAATTAAATGATACTCAGCCGGTGATTGATTTAAGCGTATTTTCATCCCCCGGTGGCCAATTACCGGGTCAGTATCTGGTGAACATATTTCTTAACGGCAAAGAGAAAGAAACAAAACAGGTTAATTTTATTAAACTGGAAAACGGCAAACTATCGCCACAGCTAACGGTCGATAATTTAAAACAGTTCGGCGTGAAAATGTCAGCTTTTCCGGCGCTGATGAAAATTTCTCCTGAACAAATTATTGATGATATTAGCGAGTATATTCCGCAGGCATCGGCTTCATTTGATTTTTATGAGCAACATCTGGATATCAGTATTCCACAAGCAGCATTGGATAATCAGGCCAGAGATACGGTGGCATCACATTTATGGCAACAGGGAGAGTCAGCATTTTTAATGAACTATAATTTTAGTGGATCAGAGAGTTATAACAAAAACACAAAAAACCAAAGTTATTTTTTAAATTTACAAAGTGGAATAAATATCGGACCGTGGCGGGTAAGAAATCAATCAGTTTATGATTATGATTCTGGGAAAAATAAAGGTGAGAATCGTTTTTCATCCATTAACAGCTACATCCAACGGGACATCCATGGGCTAAAAAGTCAAATAATTCTTGGCGAAACCTTTACTGACGGAGATATATTTGAAAGCGTGCCGTTCATTGGTGCTTCTATGACATCCGATAGCTTAATGTTGCCCGGCAGCCAACGTGGCTTTGCGCCAATTATCCGTGGTATTGCTCAAACCAATGCGCGCGTAACAGTTCGCCAAAATAATTACGTCATCTACGAAAGCTATGTTCCGCCGGGGCCTTTTATTATCACGGATCTTTATTCAACTTCCGGTTCCGGTGATTTGGATGTCACGATCACCGAAAAGGACGGGCGACAGCGTAAACTCGTGCAACCATGTTCATCAGTGCCAGTGATGCAGCGAGAAGGGCAATTAAAATATCAGATTACCCTGGGGCGTTACCGTTATTCCGATGCCAACGTTTATAAACCTTATTTTAGCGAAGCGACATTTATCTATGGGTTCTCCAACCGATTAAGTTTGCTGTCTGGTATGCAGATAGCAGAAAACTACCGGGCGTTTAACGCTGGCCTGGGGGTTGGTTTAGGTAATTTTGGGGCGATTTCTCTGGATATGACACTGGCTGATGCCAGATTGCCGAAGAATGAACATAAACGAGGGCAATCGTATCGAATCCAATATACAAAAAGTATTGAGGCAACAGGGACATCCCTGACTTTGGCTGGCTATCGCTATTCCACACCAGAATACTATTCATTTGCAGAGGCGAATGAATATTCAGTAAGAAAAGAAACCAGCCGCGCACAAAATAAGCGTAGCCAGTTGCAGCTAACCCTGAACCAGGGGATGGGGGATTTTGGCAGTCTTTATGTGTCTGCCTATCAGCAGGATTACTGGGGCAAACAAGGCACCAGCCAGTCATTATCTGCGGGTTATAACATTAACCTTGCCGGGATCAGTTATGGGTTGAATCTTTCTTACAGTGCCAATCATGAATCCATTAAGAATAAGGATATACAGGCATCGTTTAATGTCTCTATTCCACTGGATAAGTGGCTGCCTGATGGATGGGCAACTTACAGCATCAACAGAAACGGCCGCGGTCAGGGAAGCCAGCAACTGGCGATTAGTGGCAGCGCATTGGATGATCATGCTTTGTCATATCATATCCACGGGGAACATGGCAATAATATGGAAGGGACGAGCGGCGGTGCTTCGCTGGAATATAGCTATTCTTCTGGCCGTGTGAATCTGGGCTACAGCTATGGCGATAATAGCCGATCGCTTAACTACGGGTTGTCTGGCGGTCTTGTTGCCCATCAAGACGGCATTACGTTTTCCCAATCATTAGGTGAGACCGTGGCACTGGTTAAAGCGGCTGGTGCAGCAGAAACAAAAGTTTTAAATCACAGTGGAATTAAAACGGATTCACGTGGCTATGCCGTAATCCCGTCGGTTGAACCATATGCTTACAACCGGGTTGCCCTGGATACTGAAATGCTGGCTGATGGCGTTGACCTTGACAACTCAGTGCAACACATTGTACCGACTCGCGGTGCCGTGGTTGCTGCCGATTTTCGCGTCCGTCAGGGGCACCGGATATTGGTGACATTATGTTACAACGGCAAACCCGTACCTTTTGGTGCCAGCGCAGCGTTAATAAACAGTGACAGTAGCGGGATTGTTGGTGATGACGGTGAGCTGTATTTGAATGCTGTCCCTGAGCAGGCAGAAATAAAAGTACAGTGGGGAAAAAATAAAGGTCAACAATGTCATGCAAAAATAGATTTATCAGTGCTGCCCGAAAAGACAGGCGTATTACAGCTGGCGGCTGACTGCCGCAGTTAA
- a CDS encoding acyl-CoA dehydrogenase family protein, which translates to MFNRFLSVKQQEWLQEFERFSATEVAPYADEWDLAEAIPAHVVQKLAQNGWLGGLAKPENGGLGFDATTFGLLNMAIGAGSGSLTGLLNVHSMMLKTIEEWGTQDQKQRFLASLVKGEIIGAFAQTEVSAGGDSKNLSTQFTDSGDGLSVNGQKSWITFAQIADLFLVFGKYQGLDTAVLVPKDTPGLTITAKKNMLGFKSAYLAVLDFNDCRIPKINIVGKPGFGQNLISNSALDYGRISVAWAALGIQQAALAASAHRANSRATFGTLLADQGIIRGYLAEMSSSLLASQLICLSATKTKEAKDEDALVQILQAKLFASHEAGIAAAKAVQIHGGHGCEEKNGISRLYRDAKILQVVEGSNELQKMLIGKEVCNRYSYTQ; encoded by the coding sequence ATGTTTAATCGTTTTTTATCTGTAAAACAGCAGGAATGGTTACAAGAGTTTGAGCGATTTTCAGCCACCGAGGTTGCACCTTATGCCGATGAATGGGACTTAGCCGAAGCAATTCCAGCCCATGTTGTACAGAAACTGGCGCAGAATGGCTGGCTGGGTGGATTGGCAAAACCTGAAAACGGTGGCTTGGGCTTTGACGCCACCACATTCGGGCTATTGAATATGGCGATAGGTGCAGGCAGCGGATCACTGACAGGGTTGCTGAATGTACATTCAATGATGCTTAAAACCATTGAGGAGTGGGGAACTCAAGATCAAAAACAGCGTTTTTTGGCATCCTTGGTGAAGGGGGAAATTATCGGGGCGTTCGCACAAACGGAAGTGTCTGCGGGAGGGGATTCTAAAAATTTATCGACACAATTTACAGATTCTGGTGATGGGCTGAGTGTAAATGGGCAAAAAAGCTGGATTACATTCGCTCAGATAGCGGATCTGTTTCTGGTCTTCGGTAAATACCAAGGGTTGGATACCGCAGTATTGGTTCCCAAGGACACGCCGGGATTAACAATCACGGCCAAGAAAAATATGTTGGGATTCAAGAGTGCCTATCTGGCCGTATTGGATTTCAACGATTGCCGAATCCCCAAGATAAATATTGTCGGGAAACCCGGATTTGGACAAAACCTCATTTCTAACAGCGCATTGGATTATGGTCGTATCAGCGTGGCTTGGGCTGCGCTGGGAATACAGCAAGCCGCCTTAGCCGCATCAGCCCATCGGGCCAATTCACGCGCCACATTTGGAACATTGCTTGCAGATCAGGGCATTATCCGCGGCTATTTAGCTGAAATGTCCAGTAGCCTGCTCGCCTCACAACTCATTTGCTTATCAGCAACAAAAACCAAAGAAGCCAAGGATGAAGATGCCCTTGTGCAAATCCTTCAGGCCAAGTTATTCGCATCACATGAAGCCGGTATTGCTGCCGCGAAAGCAGTTCAGATTCACGGTGGTCACGGATGTGAGGAGAAAAATGGCATCAGCCGACTTTATCGGGACGCAAAAATCTTGCAAGTTGTTGAAGGAAGTAATGAACTGCAAAAAATGCTGATCGGCAAAGAAGTCTGTAATCGATACAGTTATACCCAATAA
- a CDS encoding fimbrial protein: MFNFEYNNRLQIKANNFLLGLLIVIAAGGYSTRITAAVCTANNKTQIVTFGDISVDSNKTPYKKTIDGNRVYVKCDYKGGHQIYVKSIEGATRESSTSKFYVTSPTNVKFKLSLTPDGLKADDLAVNNSRGIGRGKGFSSKFYLQIGNDVKSGIVKKIIITMARRASNGEFTGEELYSYIIPEFNITTRSCEITTPVVNVPMGAVLKSHFKNIGDTAGGRSFEINVQCKGSPNANITWEPGKTGTNGVINADATSSATGIGIQILDDKSNPVKFGEQQDLGTINSSKILSYTAKYYQTSNTVTAGSVNATATFTVDYK; this comes from the coding sequence ATGTTTAATTTTGAATATAATAATCGCTTGCAGATTAAAGCTAATAACTTTTTATTGGGATTACTAATTGTTATTGCCGCGGGAGGTTATTCAACACGGATTACAGCAGCAGTATGTACGGCCAATAATAAGACTCAGATAGTCACATTTGGTGATATTTCTGTTGATTCTAATAAAACACCATATAAAAAAACCATAGATGGCAATAGGGTGTATGTAAAGTGCGATTATAAAGGTGGCCATCAGATATATGTAAAATCTATCGAGGGAGCAACGCGTGAATCCTCCACAAGTAAGTTTTATGTTACCAGTCCTACTAATGTCAAATTTAAATTGAGCCTCACACCTGATGGTTTGAAGGCTGATGACCTGGCAGTGAATAACTCAAGAGGGATCGGCAGAGGCAAGGGTTTTAGCAGTAAATTTTATTTACAGATCGGTAATGATGTTAAATCCGGAATAGTCAAAAAGATAATAATAACGATGGCTCGTCGAGCTAGTAATGGAGAATTTACCGGAGAGGAATTGTATTCTTATATAATCCCTGAATTTAACATCACAACAAGATCTTGTGAAATAACCACTCCAGTTGTTAATGTCCCGATGGGAGCCGTATTAAAAAGTCACTTTAAGAACATAGGTGATACCGCTGGAGGACGTTCTTTCGAGATTAATGTGCAATGCAAAGGTTCTCCGAACGCGAATATTACCTGGGAGCCGGGAAAGACTGGCACAAATGGCGTGATAAATGCTGATGCAACCTCATCAGCAACAGGAATCGGCATTCAGATTTTAGATGACAAAAGCAATCCTGTGAAATTTGGTGAACAGCAGGATCTTGGCACGATAAATTCTTCGAAAATATTGTCATATACGGCAAAGTATTATCAAACCAGTAATACCGTCACTGCCGGTAGTGTTAATGCCACGGCCACTTTTACTGTCGATTATAAGTAA
- a CDS encoding fimbrial protein, with the protein MKNIFVSSFIAAILASISSISYAAPATTTGTVQFKGRIIDSACTIDGDSDKIVHMGTYIKSDIKEKGREVDGSKKDFKIKLTGCPVDSTTHIMMKVTISGTSDVHNSKLLAIESSSGAKGIGIGVYSESNLIDFTSGSHQLKDIEIDKADTEIPLQVAYVSNGETPTAGQANATLNFNIAYK; encoded by the coding sequence ATGAAAAATATTTTTGTTTCATCTTTTATTGCCGCAATATTGGCTTCAATAAGCAGTATTTCTTATGCTGCCCCTGCGACAACAACTGGGACAGTTCAATTCAAGGGACGCATTATAGATTCAGCCTGCACTATTGATGGTGATTCTGACAAAATTGTGCACATGGGGACATATATCAAAAGCGATATAAAAGAAAAGGGAAGGGAAGTTGATGGGAGCAAAAAGGATTTTAAGATCAAATTAACTGGGTGCCCTGTTGATAGTACAACACATATTATGATGAAGGTTACAATATCAGGGACGAGTGATGTCCACAATAGCAAACTATTAGCAATAGAATCATCTTCGGGTGCAAAAGGGATTGGCATCGGTGTTTATTCCGAAAGTAATCTGATAGATTTTACTTCTGGTTCTCACCAACTAAAAGATATTGAAATTGACAAAGCTGATACAGAAATACCTTTACAAGTGGCTTATGTATCTAATGGAGAAACCCCTACAGCCGGACAGGCCAATGCCACGCTTAATTTTAATATAGCTTACAAATAA
- a CDS encoding amino acid adenylation domain-containing protein — protein sequence MKTGRLITDYFKSTARDNPAPAVRWGKGNTLSWEALYQRSQRLAHYLINECGVRKGDSIAIGLERSPEFLVAAYAGLLAGGVYFPVDMKTPTARLASMLVTAQCCIAFCHAGQENLLTQTGVELALISCEQLEEIITSPLSEQAPQDTFGPSALQLRATDPAYLIFTSGTTGTPKGVLVNHGAFINRLEWHQAHSEMTDADIILQRTALTFDVSLWEIFLPALNGASNYLLQPGLESFPRGIVAALADENITVVHFVPSLLKPVLQELQEQLLEQVPQSNHEGSPSPLPALRKVYVSGESLLASLVTQFQDMFTSHCLLTNLYGPTEAAIDVSFYDCMFYDDLFETGMETPLTHIPIGQPLTGCRIYIIDPEDLTLKTASETGEIAIGGICLAEGYYNRPDLTDKAFVFHPELQERIYLTGDLGWYEEGKGFFCQGRKDTQVKLRGLRIELGEIEHHLLNYPDITEAVVCVVEDSEQQQWLVAAIVAGQEELQQQDIRQFLSAHMPAYMLPMRYWQAQQLPRSSSGKLDRKVIAQNLRELFFGQGGGTSHE from the coding sequence ATGAAAACAGGACGATTGATTACTGATTATTTCAAAAGTACGGCGAGAGATAACCCGGCTCCAGCGGTACGCTGGGGAAAAGGAAATACTCTATCTTGGGAAGCGTTATATCAACGTTCACAACGGCTGGCTCATTACCTGATTAATGAATGCGGTGTACGTAAAGGGGATAGCATTGCCATCGGGCTTGAACGCAGCCCTGAGTTTTTGGTGGCCGCTTATGCCGGGTTACTGGCCGGAGGGGTTTATTTTCCTGTAGACATGAAGACGCCCACCGCCCGTCTGGCATCCATGCTTGTGACGGCTCAGTGCTGCATCGCTTTTTGTCATGCGGGACAGGAAAATTTGTTGACTCAGACAGGTGTTGAACTGGCACTGATTAGCTGTGAGCAGTTGGAAGAAATAATTACCTCGCCACTTTCGGAGCAAGCCCCGCAAGACACGTTCGGGCCAAGTGCACTTCAATTGCGGGCGACAGATCCCGCGTATTTGATTTTCACGTCCGGCACAACCGGCACACCCAAAGGTGTTCTGGTTAATCATGGGGCATTTATCAATCGGCTTGAATGGCATCAGGCACACAGCGAAATGACAGATGCGGATATTATCCTGCAAAGGACGGCACTGACTTTTGATGTCTCTTTGTGGGAGATTTTTTTGCCCGCGTTAAATGGCGCTAGCAACTATCTGCTGCAACCGGGGCTGGAGTCTTTCCCCAGAGGCATTGTGGCAGCGCTGGCAGACGAAAATATTACGGTTGTTCATTTTGTTCCCAGTTTGTTGAAGCCAGTACTTCAAGAACTACAGGAGCAATTGCTGGAACAAGTACCCCAGAGCAATCATGAAGGATCTCCATCACCCTTGCCGGCGTTGCGCAAAGTCTATGTCAGCGGGGAATCGTTGCTTGCCAGTCTGGTGACGCAATTTCAGGACATGTTTACTTCGCATTGCTTGCTGACCAATTTGTATGGCCCGACGGAAGCGGCCATCGATGTCAGTTTTTATGACTGCATGTTTTATGACGATCTGTTTGAAACTGGTATGGAAACACCGTTAACACACATTCCTATCGGCCAGCCACTCACCGGATGCCGGATATACATCATTGACCCGGAGGATCTGACATTAAAAACGGCGTCAGAAACAGGTGAAATCGCTATCGGCGGAATATGTCTGGCTGAGGGGTATTACAACCGACCGGATTTGACCGATAAGGCATTTGTTTTCCATCCCGAACTTCAGGAACGAATTTATCTGACGGGTGATCTCGGATGGTATGAGGAAGGAAAAGGTTTTTTCTGTCAGGGACGAAAGGATACACAAGTCAAGCTGCGTGGGTTGCGGATTGAATTGGGTGAAATAGAACATCACCTGCTCAATTACCCGGACATTACGGAAGCGGTGGTCTGTGTTGTTGAAGACAGCGAACAACAGCAATGGCTGGTGGCTGCCATCGTAGCAGGGCAAGAAGAGCTTCAGCAGCAGGATATCCGGCAATTTCTTTCCGCACACATGCCTGCCTACATGCTGCCCATGCGTTATTGGCAGGCACAGCAGTTGCCGAGATCCAGCTCCGGAAAACTTGACAGAAAAGTGATCGCCCAAAATCTGCGGGAGTTGTTTTTCGGCCAAGGCGGGGGGACAAGTCATGAATAA